The following are encoded together in the Anopheles nili chromosome 3, idAnoNiliSN_F5_01, whole genome shotgun sequence genome:
- the LOC128722740 gene encoding carboxypeptidase B-like: protein MAEYLSETTHGFLTMADYKLFAVQQDDQLQVDFLRGLQQSHEDLDFWKLDRLIGSEASVLVPPGQVNTFKQQLNTQHIRHRELISDYDRVQDDYMLSAKRSSKTDNPILTKYLRYNEMVTYIDSLAKKHPDLVSVSEIGKSFEGRPIPGVTIRSPQSYRAQAHQNGSQPIVFIDAGIHAREWAAPAMAMYLISELVENAAQNADLLEGLTWVIVPIANPDGYEYSHEHERLWRKTRRPAGRNCFGIDGNRNYDFHWAEVGSSNTPCSETFHGEHSFSEPETRAIRDELLRLKGRCKFYVSLHSYGEYLLYPWGWTSDLPVGWEKMDAVAKVGAQAIEEATGTSYSVGSSTNVLYAAAGGSDDYAFAVADVPISMTMELPGGGSAGFNPPPTRIEEIVKETFVGIRAMALEVKKIYS, encoded by the exons CTACAAACTGTTTGCTGTACAGCAGGATGATCAGCTTCAGGTGGACTTCCTGCGAGGACTACAGCAATCGCACGAGGATCTTGACTTCTGGAAgctcgatcggttgatcgGGTCGGAGGCTAGCGTCCTGGTGCCACCGGGACAAGTGAACACCTTCAAGCAGCAGCTCAACACTCAACACATCCGACACCGAGAGCTTATCTCTGACTACGATCG TGTGCAAGATGACTACATGCTTAGTGCAAAGCGATCCTCAAAGACAGACAATCCGATCCTGACGAAGTACCTCCGGTACAATGAGATGGTCACGTACATCGATTCGCTTGCCAAGAAACACCCAGACCTGGTGAGCGTGTCGGAGATCGGTAAATCCTTCGAAGGACGTCCAATTCCTGGCGTCACAATTCGCTCTCCTCAGAGCTACCGTGCTCAGGCGCACCAGAACGGTTCCCAACCGATCGTCTTCATCGACGCTGGAATTCACGCCCGTGAATGGGCCGCTCCGGCTATGGCAATGTACTTGATCAGCGAGTTGGTGGAGAATGCTGCCCAAAATGCGGACCTGCTGGAAGGTCTCACGTGGGTGATCGTCCCGATAGCAAACCCAGACGGGTACGAATACAGTCACGAACATGAGAGGCTCTGGCGTAAAACCCGTCGTCCAGCAGGACGTAACTGTTTCGGTATCGACGGAAACCGCAACTACGACTTCCACTGGGCTGAGGTTGGCTCCTCAAACACACCCTGCTCGGAGACGTTCCACGGAGAACACTCATTctcggaaccggaaacgcgCGCCATTCGGGACGAGCTGTTGCGATTGAAGGGTCGTTGCAAGTTCTACGTGTCACTGCACTCGTACGGCGAGTACCTGCTGTATCCTTGGGGTTGGACGTCCGATCTGCCAGTTGGCTGGGAAAAGATGGACGCCGTTGCCAAGGTTGGAGCACAGGCCATCGAGGAAGCCACCGGAACGTCGTACTCGGTTGGCAGTTCGACAAATGTCCTGTACGCGGCCGCAGGAGGTAGCGATGACTATGCGTTCGCAGTCGCTGATGTACCGATCTCGATGACGATGGAGCTGCCAGGAGGTGGATCGGCTGGATTTAACCCACCACCGACCCGAATCGAGGAAATCGTCAAGGAAACGTTCGTCGGCATCCGCGCAATGGCACTCGAGGTGAAGAAAATCTACTCCTAG
- the LOC128722741 gene encoding carboxypeptidase B-like, with the protein MKYSAAFVLLALAVLVQNSSAEQVSYRNYKVYSIQVDSAEQHALLKRWENAEGVDFWDRAGRRVMIHPSLKEAFERFLTMNKFTHELIIEDVEATIEAEREYDREYRRRKAASGRATVDFEHFWTNAEVNAYLDELAVEYPHLVRVATIGTTHLGQPIKSITISTNEGIAGSKPVVFIDGGIHAREWAGVMSVMYLIHELVEHGRSDHVEMLNKDWVIVPVANPDGYGFSHTDNRMWRKNRFPATALCTGIDLNRNWDYMWAFSSNACSDSYAGVSAFSELETQALDRLMQQYADSIALYLAVHTFGDMILYPYGYTLPFVPVANQAGHIALAELARDAVTAVGGPRYIVGNSAEILYTATGCSDDYAAGVIRAPYAYTLELTGGGSTGFDLPASQIMAVATQTFQIYRTMALNV; encoded by the exons ATGAAGTATAGTGCCGCTTTCGTGCTGCTGGCACTGGCCGTGCTGGTCCAGAACAGCTCAGCCGAGCAAGTGTCCTACCGCAA CTACAAAGTCTACAGTATTCAAGTGGACAGCGCGGAACAACATGCTCTGCTTaagcgctgggaaaatgcAGAGGGTGTCGATTTCTGGGACCGCGCTGGTCGCCGTGTGATGATCCATCCGAGCCTTAAGGAAGCATTCGAGCGGTTCCTCACCATGAACAAGTTTACCCATGAGCTGATCATTGAGGATGTAGAGGC CACTATTGAGGCTGAACGTGAGTACGATCGCGAGTACCGTCGTCGCAAGGCCGCCTCAGGACGTGCAACGGTGGACTTTGAACACTTCTGGACAAACGCGGAAGTTAACGCGTACCTCGATGAGCTTGCTGTGGAGTATCCTCATTTGGTGCGAGTGGCCACTATTGGAACTACTCATCTGGGACAGCCGATTAAATCCATCACGATTTCCACCAACGAGGGTATTGCTGGATCGAAGCCGGTTGTGTTCATCGATGGAGGAATTCATGCTCG tGAATGGGCTGGCGTGATGTCCGTGATGTATCTGATCCACGAGCTGGTTGAACACGGCCGCAGCGATCACGTCGAAATGTTGAACAAGGACTGGGTCATTGTTCCTGTGGCCAATCCGGACGGTTACGGATTCTCCCACACTGACAACCGAATGTGGCGCAAGAATCGCTTCCCTGCTACGGCCCTTTGCACTGGTATCGATCTTAACCGCAACTGGGACTACATGTGGGCTTTCTCTAGCAAC GCTTGCTCTGACTCGTACGCCGGTGTGTCTGCCTTCTCGGAGCTGGAAACGCAGGCTTTGGATCGTTTGATGCAACAATATGCAGACAGCATTGCATTGTATCTGGCGGTGCATACGTTTGGTGATATGATTCTGTACCCGTACGGTTACACATTGCCCTTCGTGCCGGTTGCAAACCAGGCCGGTCATATCGCGCTTGCTGAGCTGGCTCGTGACGCGGTCACCGCCGTTGGTGGACCACGGTACATTGTGGGTAATAGTGCGGAGATTCTGTACACGGCTACCGGATGTAGTGATGATTACGCGGCTGGAGTCATCAGAGCCCCGTACGCGTACACGCTGGAGCTGACGGGAGGTGGCTCGACTGGCTTCGATCTTCCTGCCTCGCAGATTATGGCCGTTGCAACCCAAACCTTCCAGATTTACCGCACTATGGCATTGAACGTTTAG
- the LOC128722743 gene encoding carboxypeptidase B-like encodes MSFDSTKLFRTYQSHQDIKQYLDELVQRYSSKIEIFSRAESYEGREILTVRICTDVHQKRSLANRWCILIDAGIHAREWITVSVALFIVQQLLEKDEISAKSFRSFEWIILPLLNPDGYEYSREHNKMWRKTRRPLGLRSQRSCVGVDCNRNFNVAWTIGSTRFCSLLYRGERPFSERETKNVRDLFRQLRPTCKLYLSLHSYAKAILYPRAYTRTLPRNWQMQHTIAEAGVEAMKKATGVRYRCGSASNVLNHPVGGSSIDYAHDIEKVPVALVMEIASKGFHPPEVNIQRICEESWIGIGAMVNCLAGSFRSVLKGSGTLHLR; translated from the exons ATGTCCTTCGATTCAACGAAGCTCTTCCGGACCTACCAAAGCCACCAGGACATCAAGCAGTACCTGGATGAACTGGTCCAGCGGTACTCAAGTAAAATCGAGATCTTCTCGCGTGCAGAATCGTACGAGGGACGCGAAATTCTAACCGTGCGCATCTGTACGGATGTACACCAGAAACGCTCTCTTGCCAATCGGTGGTGTATCCTGATCGATGCCGGGATACACGCACGCGAGTGGATCACAGTTTCGGTGGCGCTGTTTATCGTGCAACAGCTgctcgaaaaggacgaaataaGTGCGAAGAGCTTCAGGAGTTTTGAGTGGATCATACTGCCGTTGTTGAACCCGGACGGGTACGAGTACAGCCGAGAGCAC aacaAAATGTGGCGCAAAACACGACGCCCGTTAGGTCTGCGAAGTCAACGAAGCTGCGTCGGTGTGGATTGCAATCGGAACTTCAACGTTGCCTGGACCATCGGAAGCACGCGGTTCTGCTCGTTGCTGTACCGTGGCGAGCGACCTTTTTCCGAGCGGGAAACTAAAAATGTGCGCGATCTCTTCCGCCAGCTGCGACCGACGTGTAAGCTTTACCTCTCGCTGCACTCTTACGCCAAGGCCATTCTTTATCCAAGAGCTTACACCAG AACGCTTCCCCGGAACTGGCAGATGCAGCACACGATCGCGGAAGCCGGCGTGGAAGCGATGAAAAAGGCAACCGGTGTCCGTTACCGGTGCGGTAGCGCATCGAACGTGTTAAACCATCCGGTCGGTGGTTCCAGTATCGACTACGCGCACGATATCGAGAAAGTTCCGGTTGCGCTCGTGATGGAGATCGCCTCGAAGGGATTCCATCCGCCGGAAGTGAACATACAGCGAATCTGCGAGGAAAGCTGGATCGGTATCGGGGCGATGGTGAATTGTCTTGCCGGGAGCTTCCGCTCCGTGCTCAAGGGCAGCGGTACATTACATCTACGATAA